A window from Penicillium oxalicum strain HP7-1 chromosome VIII, whole genome shotgun sequence encodes these proteins:
- a CDS encoding Protein urg3 — translation MSDIEYLKGLDAVRERAHLVLGAAEKNQLLHFDYDASKMGDVADYVAGVISRDFGPDKYDQIPPHGRWQHFDVGGVSRVSSLIQRWESQGWDQLEVTRRLIDLFFVAVLLDAGAGDVWKFQEPGECGPGVRKVGGDVEVELVDGQALVALDVDTFKRHFQITEENPLVGAASRVELLQRVGSSLMKLPDYFGSQGRPGQLVDYLVRQAGPSKSLDFTMLWKILQETLLPAWPSNRTRIADIPIGDAWPLQVLSNLNGSKDTSTHNNQTHHIAPFHKLTQWLAYSLTVPFMRVLDMQWKNLEKGTGLPEYRNGGLFVDLGVLKLKPQALDTGLASSRGNLPSFEATSDVIVEWRAMTVALLDKLHELISARFADQGVTLSMPQMLEAGSWKSGRELAAQYRPESKSSPILIDGDGTLF, via the exons ATGAGCGACATCGAATACCTCAAGGGTCTCGACGCTGTCCGTGAACGGGCGCACCTTGTTCTCGGCGCGGCGGAGAAGAATCAATTGCTTCATTTTGACTATGATGCGTCAAAGATGGGCGATGTTGCTGATTATGTCGCTGGGGTGATTTCG CGTGACTTTGGACCCGACAAGTACGACCAGATCCCCCCACACGGTCGATGGCAGCATTTCGACGTGGGCGGCGTATCCCGCGTATCCAGCTTGATCCAGCGTTGGGAGAGCCAAGGCTGGGATCAGCTTGAAGTGACCCGTCGTTTGATCGACCTTTTCTTTGTGGCGGTGCTGTTGGACGCTGGAGCTGGCGACGTGTGGAAGTTCCAGGAGCCCGGGGAGTGCGGGCCAGGCGTACG CAAAGTTGGTGGAGATGTGGAGGTTGAGTTGGTGGATG GCCAAGCCTTGGTGGCTCTTGATGTCGATACTTTCAAACGACACTTCCAGATCACAGAGGAGAATCCGCTCGTGGGAGCTGCATCTCGAGTCGAACTGCTCCAGCGAGTGGGCTCGTCACTCATGAAATTGCCCGATTACTTTGGTTCCCAGGGTCGACCGGGCCAGCTTGTCG ATTACCTGGTTCGACAAGCCGGTCCATCCAAGAGTCTGGACTTCACCATGCTCTGGAAAATCCTCCAAGAAACTCTCCTCCCCGCTTGGCCCAGCAACCGCACTCGCATCGCAGACATTCCCATCGGAGACGCCTGGCCTCTTCAAGTGCTATCCAATCTCAATGGCAGCAAGGATACTAGCACCCACAACAATCAAACTCACCACATTGCCCCATTCCACAAGCTCACACAGTGGCTCGCCTACTCCCTCACAGTTCCCTTCATGCGCGTCCTCGACATGCAGTGGAAAAATCTCGAAAAGGGTACCGGTCTTCCCGAGTATCGCAACGGGGGGCTATTCGTAGACTTGGGAGTTCTCAAGCTGAAACCACAGGCTTTGGACACCGGTCTGGCGTCTTCACGGGGTAATCTCCCTAGTTTCGAAGCCACCAGCGATGTGATTGTGGAATGGCGCGCGATGACGGTAGCGCTGCTGGATAAGCTACATGAGTTGATCAGTGCACGATTTGCGGATCAAGGGGTGACGTTGAGCATGCCGCAGATGCTGGAGGCTGGCTCATGGAAATCAGGGCGTGAATTAGCGGCCCAGTATCGTCCAGAGAGCAAGTCGAGTCCGATCTTgattgatggagatgggaCTTTGTTCTAG